The following coding sequences lie in one Lolium perenne isolate Kyuss_39 chromosome 2, Kyuss_2.0, whole genome shotgun sequence genomic window:
- the LOC127336652 gene encoding vacuolar iron transporter homolog 5: MAVNDTKQLADAENPAVTKFGDSDSDSDSDVDFAGRANWLRAAVLGANDGLVSTASLMLGVSAVKHDVRAMVVSGFAGLLAGACSMAIGEYVSVCSQRDVEIAQLDRDGKRGGEEERALPSPVQAAAASALAFSVGALLPLLAAGFIVGYRLRVAVVVAVATMALAAFGFIGAVLGRAPVAKSCARVVVGGLAAMGVTFGLMRLFRASGI, translated from the coding sequence ATGGCCGTGAACGACACCAAGCAGCTGGCCGACGCCGAGAACCCCGCGGTCACCAAGTTCGGAGACTCCGACTCCGACTCCGACTCCGACGTGGATTTCGCGGGGCGCGCCAACTGGCTGCGCGCGGCGGTGCTGGGCGCCAACGACGGCCTCGTCTCCACCGCCTCGCTCATGCTCGGCGTCAGCGCCGTCAAGCACGACGTGCGCGCCATGGTGGTGTCGGGGTTCGCTGGCCTGCTGGCTGGGGCGTGCAGCATGGCCATCGGGGAGTACGTCTCCGTCTGCTCCCAGCGGGACGTGGAGATCGCGCAGCTGGACCGCGACGGCAAGCGGGGCGGCGAGGAGGAGAGGGCCCTGCCGAGCCCCGTCCAGGCCGCGGCGGCGTCCGCCCTGGCCTTCTCTGTGGGCGCCCTGCTGCCTCTGCTCGCCGCCGGGTTCATCGTCGGCTACAGGCTGAGGGTTGCCGTAGTGGTCGCCGTGGCGACCATGGCACTGGCCGCGTTCGGGTTCATCGGGGCTGTGCTGGGCCGGGCGCCGGTAGCCAAGTCCTGCGCCAGGGTGGTGGTGGGCGGGCTCGCCGCCATGGGTGTCACCTTCGGCCTCATGAGGCTCTTCCGTGCCAGCGGCATATGA